The Nicotiana sylvestris chromosome 6, ASM39365v2, whole genome shotgun sequence genomic sequence tttGGATATGAActaggcaaagggttgggaaagaacctccagggtATCACCAAGCTGATACGGCTAAAAAAttatggtaccacctttgggctcggataccagtatacatggaaagGGTACAGGGactggtcgcctccatggcgtggaccgtacTACCCTCTTAAGCAACCGGTACCGCATCTAGAACAAACTTTTCATTAGgcagacacaatatggggaactgcagaagaggaagcactagctgggctgaAGGATTTGTTCTTGGAAGACGAGGATATGGACTGAAGTGCCATaattaaggaggaggaggaagaaggcctcaacaTTTAGACTGTGGCAAAGGGAGCTATTCTCAGAAACTGGACTGCCATACCATCctgagcccgccgagtccctgggtagcttggcagaatttatagccattctaggcatttaaatttttcagcaatttttttcaagatttctctatttcaaaataaatgctcgatccactaagccaagctttgtttgaacaaatttctcagttttaatcaaatgcatttatcATTTAtctttattcattactatttttttacttttcccttctacagtgttattattaatttcctgatgaaccagtcacaatgacatgtaatgaggcaacacaacataagattagtgactcagaggaagaagatgagatgcccgaggaaattgtcagagaagttgagaattttgagaacaggcctaaatccaacttggacgaaacatAAGCAGTAAATTTAGGAGACGTCAAGACCATCAAAaagacccgcatcagcattcacttgtcgccAACAGAGAAGGCGGaatacatccattttctaaagaatatgaggatatcttcgcATAGTCGTATGACAATATGACCGGTTTAAGAATAtttatagtagctcacaagttgcctaccaatcccatgtgtccgccagtcaagcagaaactcagaaaattcaaaccagacatgagtttgaaaatcaaagaggaagttaccaaacaaatcaaagccaaggttcttagggtggttgagtacccaacatggttagctaacattgtgccagtttcgaagaaagacgggaaggtcctagtatgtgttgattatcaggatttaaatagagctagtcccaaagacgacttcccactgccaaatatacatatcctaaTCGATAATTGCgtcaagcatgaactccaatcctttgtaaatttcttcgcaggttatcatcagatctggatggatgaagaagatgccgaaaagacaacttttattacgcCTTGGGGcatatactgttacaagatgatgtcattcggttttaagaatgctggggctacttacatgagggccatgacaaccatctttcatgatatgatacacaaggaaatagaggtatatgtggacgatgtcattatcaaatccaagagggccgcagatcacagaGCAGacctgaggaaattcttcgataGGCTcagaaggtacaatttgaaattgaaccctgcaaagtgtgcattcggggttcccgcaggaaagttattgggattcattgtcagtcgccgagggatcgagctagatccgactaaagtcaaagctatttatgagttaccaccacctaaaagcaaaaaggatgtgatgagcttcctgggacgGATCAACTACATTAgtcggttcatagcacagtccacaataatgtgtgaacccatcttcaaaaatgCTAAGAAAAGATGTtgagacaagttggaccgaggattgtcagaaagcttttgacaacatcaaggaatacctgtccacatCGCCAGTtctagtcccgccagaaccaggacggcCTTTTCTACTTTATCTATCcgtgttagatggagccttcagatatgttttgggacaataagatgagacaggaagaaaggagcaagacatatattacctgagtaagaaattcacaccttatgaagcatagTATTCTCTGCtcgaacgcacttgttgtgctttgacctggacatcccagaaattgaggcattatttctgtgcctacactacatacctcatatccaggatggatcccttgaagtacatatttcagaagcccatgcctactaggaagttggctaaatgacagccactactaagtgagttcgacatcgtttATGTAACACAaaaggcagtcaagggacaagcattggcagatcacctcgataaaaatccggtgggaggagaatacgaccCTTGAAAACGTATCTCCCTGATGAAGAAggatcattcgtaggagaagacattactgaagcatatgatggttgaaggatgttctttgatggagccgcaaatttcaaaggaataggcattggagcagttttggtgtcagaaatgggtcagcattatcccgtatctgctaaactcaaatTTCCCTACACTAATAACATGGCAGAGTACGAAGCCTATATattagggctcaacatggcagtcgacatgaacaatCAGGAGTTGTTGGTAATCGGGGATTTAGATTTGCTTGTACACTAGGTACAcagagagtgggccaccaagaattccaagatattgccatatctgcaccatgtgcaggaattgaaaaggaggttcacggagatagaattccaacatgtgcccataatttagaatgagtttgccgatgcattagccactttgtcatccatgatacaacatctagataagaactatattgatcccattttggtgaggatccataatcaaccgATGTAttatgctcatgtcgaagaagaagcagatgaaaaaccttggttccatgacatcaaggaatacttatcaaaaggagaatatccgaagcatgcaaatcacactcaaaAACGTACGCTCCGGAGGTTGTCAAACCACTTCTTCCATAGCGGAGggaacttgtatagaagaactccagatttgggtttgctaaggtgtgtcgatgcaaaaaggaagcttctaagctatttgaggatgtgcatgctgggacatTTGGttcgcacatgaatggttttattctggccaagaagatagtcagggcaggttactttgggataaccatggagacggattgtattcagtatgtccgcaaatgctttcaatctcaagtgcatgccgacatgataaaaatgccgccaaatgagctcaatgcaacaagctcgtcgtggccattcgccgcctgtgGATTGGATATTATCGGTCCGATTGAGCCTACTTTTTCAAACGAACaccggtttattctggtagccattgattacttcacaaaatgggtagaggctgcatcttacaaagtggTAACTAAGAAAGTTgtcacagattttgtcaaggatcgtatcgtGTGCCAATTCGCAGTTCctaagtccattattactgacaatgTTGCCAACCTCAACattgatctgatgaaagctatacgtgaaactttcaaaatcaagcataagaattccaccacctacagacctcagatgaatggagctgtcgaagccgccaacaagaacataaagaagatactaaggaaaatggtaaaaaatcacaagcagtggcatgagaagtcaCCCTTTActctgttagggtaccgcaccacagttcgcacgtCAACCGAGGCAACCccttacatgctggtttatggtactgagGCTGTCATctcagccgaggtagagattctctctttaagagtcatacaagAAGTCGAGCTCAGTGAAGCAGAATGGATAAGGGGacactatgaacaattggcccttattgaTGGAAAGAGGAtaaacgcagtatgtcacggccaactttacCAGAAAGAATGTCcatagctttcaacaaaagggtcaaaccaagacagttcgcaccagggaAGCTGTTATtaaagaaaatcttcccacaccaagatgaagccaaagggaaattctctcccaactggcaaggtccgtatatGGTTCGCAGAgcactaacaggaggagcactcatacttgcagagatggatggagagatctggccaaaaccaatcaattcagacgcagtcaagagatactatgcctagattcccgtttaagatgggatacgtaggcagccttatgggttcggtcatatcataataaaattttcattttctccaAAATCAGAAACAGGGGCAGAaatttgaggagggtcctcaaaattccagagcaagtccagccagcgCCATCATATGCCAGGAAGTCGGTAATAAGTCaagaactggggtagaattttgagaaggattctcaaaattccgaaaaaaatcCAGCAGGGTCCGCCATCCGCAAACAGTTagagatcatctaccaaactgggatagaattttaaggaggacccttaaaattccaatataagagagctgcaatgcctttgaaatatGTCGCAGTCGCTAGTTTATCAAAATTACTTAATATATCAATACGCTTCCAAAAAAGATTCTATTTTAtcaatgaatgcatattttttcGAAAATTCATTTTTCATAATGGTCAGGTGCTACCTAAGGGAACTCGAAGGGGGCTTCCAGAGCGGAGCGCACTACAAAAAAACCCGACTTTAGCGACAAACGAATTCCGTAGCTAAATAGTATATTTCCGTCGCTAAACAGGTTTAGCGACGGAATAGCGACGGATTTTGGTTCGTCGCTACTTTGCTCGTAGCTAACCCTTTACTAACGAAAAAATTGAATCCATTGGTAAGTTAGCGACGAATTAACTACGGTTGGTATCTGTTGCTACTTTTAGCGACAACACATATCCGTCGCAATTATCATCAATTTTGTTGCCAAATCGACAAGTCATTTCGTCGTCGGATTTAATTGGCGACGAATATTTTCTGCAGCTAATCCGTCGCTAATATTATTGAGACATATTTGCCTTTCTTTTAGCGACGAAATTCTTTTGTCGCAAATCTGTCGCATCCTGTTATTCTATATTAGTTAGAGCTACGAAGAAAATCCGTCGCAAAttgtatttttcttattttatttaataaaataCATATTGTTTAAGAATATATAAGATACTCTTAATAAAATACATatattcttctcttcttttccccTCCCGCGGCTTGATAAAATGCTAAAGATTGATCAATATCAGATTGTGTTTGTGTTTGTTGCTGTAATATTTGCTGATATTTTTCCTGTAAATACCATAATAATTAGTGAAATTCATTAATGATGAACATGAACATTAGGGGAAAAGAAATGATAAAAGCATAAATAAGTTAACTGTTAAGTTCTTCATTTAGTGTATATGGAGGATTCCATTGTTTTCACAACTTTCCTTTTCCACCAAACACAATTTCTTTAGCTAAAAGCCTTTAATCCCATTATTACTCCTTCAATAAACAGTAAACCCCACAACCAAAAATACAATCTTGAATCAATAGACTGGgccaaaaaaaggagaaaatatggAAGTTGGCAATAGAAAAAAGAGCATATCATCAAGAAATAATAGTAGTGTTGTAGCCTCAGGTTCTGTTTGGGAAAACAGAATGAAACTTGATGAAGTAAAAGGTGGAATCAAAGTACTCATTAGTAACAATTCTGAAGAAACCCAAGATGAAAATGATGATAAAGATTGCACCTTTACTAATGGAAACAACAATCAAGTGGGGCGTTAATGTCATATACAAAGTCAGTAAAATTATCGAATTTTGGACTTACATGTACAAGTCGGGATCGCTCACTAACAAAAGATTTTTCATCATGACCATGTGTATGGACGTGCAAGTGTAGCTCACTTGGTGTTGGATCTCGACCCTTTTCAATAGCCTATACAAAAAATGAAGAACTTAATTTCTTTTGATAAGGTGACACTGCTTACTAATGGAGGTACCAAGAAGGTATACAACAGTACAAGTACACCAAGAATAGCCACAAAACagttttcagaaaacaattttctaaTTCTACATAGTTGTACCAGACCATGGATTTTTATTAACTACATGTAACATCATTGGCTTTGGCTATATTCCCAGTAAGCACTTGTGATTACATGTGAGTTAGCTGGTCTGAAACTAGGCCCCTCTACCCAGCTCCCATTAAATACTAGGCTTCCGTTAGTGGCAGAATTCAAACTTGTGTCGTGTGTCTAACCCGCACTTCCAGCTTTTAGCTAATTTATTGAACTCCTGGTCATAATGGATCTAAAAGTATAAGCTCTGCTCCCCATGAAACAATACGTCCTTCTTCATTCCATACGGAAAAAGTTTCACCGTAAGTTCTTGAATGACTAAGCCAAAACATAGAGAATTTCCATTTATTCACATTAACTGAGTACAAGTACACAATACCCATGAGGACTCACAATCTAGATTTCCTCTGTCACAAAATAATTAAAGTTGTCCTCTAGCACATACTTAGGAAATTTTCTATTTATTCACATAAATTGAATTCACGGATACAATAGTCCATAATAACTCACAATCTGGATTTTCTAAACCAAAATAATTAATAACAATTCCCCCTTGTCAGTCGTTCGCTTCCATCTAGCATTTCTTACCATCTTCTCAGAATCAAATCAAACACAGGAGAAGACTCGCCATTCATGACCGTAAATCCTCCACTATACATATAGAAAAACTAAAGATGCTTCCTGTTATTTGCATACATCACAAATATAACAAAGCCAGTCTATCATAGAGCAACAAAAGTTAGCAAATATTCCTACTTACTAATAGTAAGTTACTGCTCCTCCGTTCCACTCAACCTATTAAGAAGCTGAAATATGTGTACTGAATTCTAGTGATTACCCGTTACGAAGAATATACTTACAATTCTTTTGCGATGTTCCCCAATGGTGATAGAGCCGCCCGTATGAGTCCCAATAGCAATGGCAGTCCCACCGCCACAACGATATTTTGcatttatttctgattttttgacACACTTAGGATCCTTCCATAGTTCCATCCAATTGTCCCACACATCTTTTGGAACAAAATCTGGTTGAATTATATCcttatctttttttattttgcatATAAAATCACTGTACCTTCTCGCTGCCTTACTTCCCCATAGGTGCTTCACTTCTCTATCAATCAAAGAATCCCAATAGAATGCCTTCTGAAATAATTTTGTAAAGTAGTAACATTAGTATACTTCTATAAAAGTTAATACACTATGTAAAATCAATTTGATGGCATGTCATACCTTGAATTCTCCAAAGTAAAATTCTTTTAACTCTTTTGGGACACCTTTCCAATTGATTCCATTAGGATGAAGTTCATTCTTGAAATTTTCATATTTATACTCAGAGCATAATCTGGAAGGTTCTAACCTGGACAATTTAAAGACATTACTTGAAGGCTTATCATAAATCAATAACagtatataaaaaaaatagtagAAGCATGGACTAACCCTgtagaagaaagaaaaacaagagtcTGCTGGGCAAGACTACTGTTGCACTCACCTTCGCCTATTGCATTGCTTTGAGTAGATATACCCTCACCTATTGCATTATTATGTGATATACCCTCATCTACTGTGTTGCTCTGATTAGGTGTCATCGGAGATGGTTCAACATAAACAGGTGGGGTACTACTATTACCTGATGTTTGAATTGGAGGTGTACTACTAGGACCTGATGTTTGAACTTGGTTAATATGATTTGGCCTACTTGAAGAACTCGTACCACCTTGTTGATGAGTAACTGTTGGAATGGGAATAGTAGGAATGTTCCTATGAGTAGCTGAATTACCCCTAGCAGAGGACTTGCTTATACGACCTGCACTACCTCGACCTCTGCCTCGAGTCATATCTGTAAAAAAAATAGTgataagcaaattgaaaatcaagcAGTACAGGGTGACTATTAGTAGTGCATACAGGAAACTTTGCTTTACAGGGTGACTCAAAGTATATAAATAGCATCAGAGATTCAGTTGTGAATTACTCTTGAGAAACTTTGTAATTGCTTCTTAATTTTAACATCACTTGCTATGAAATCAGACCTGTCTTTCTGTGGCCAGTGAAAGAACTGAAAAACATTGCCAGTGCTATGCTTAAAATGTGTACTACTCAAAATATGCCTGTTAAGAACATATAACAATAGCTTAGGAGTAAAACTTTAAACAGCATCTTCAAGAGTTGATCCCTTCATTTATTTGATTCATTTTAGCTATTTTAAAAGGATTCTGGTTGATCAAATAAAGTAAATAGATTATGTAAGCCCTCTCAATTCCCTACTTCATAGCAGAGACATCAATAATAGACAGCTAAGTAATTCGTGCAAAATCATAGAATTATTTTAGACTTTCAGTTTTATAGTAAGcaatgatttaagaaaatgaatgaAAGCTTGGACATTAAAGACAactaaaatatacatatatattcttGCACATAAGTTATAGCATACAACACAGATTActacaaataaaatacaaagaGATATAGTAGCATAATTTTTTAACACACTAGTCACTATCTATTTCTTCTTCAAACTCTTCCTCATCCTCCTCAGTTTCTTGAGTTTCATACACTTCTTCAGTTTCATACTCTTCTTCAGTATCATGATGCTCTGGCAATAATCCATCATCAAACGGTTCATCCATTTCAATTATCACACCATCTGGATCATGCAAGATTACAGTTTCATCAACGACAATATTCATATTTATCTCATGGACTTCAACTTCATCAACTTGGAACGGGAGATTCGGTTCTGAAATTGTTGGCGATTCCTCATCGGGTAATTCTACAATATTCCGAGGTTTGACTTTTAATACAGATAACCAATCATCCTTGTCTTTTTTCTTGCTAGGATAAGACACATAACACACTTGAGTTGCTTGCATCGCAAGAATAAAAGGTTCATATTTCTTAAATCGACGACGATGGTTAACATCGACCAATTTGTACTCATTATGCTTTTTAACACCTACATTAATAGTTGGGTCAAACCATTCACATTTGAATAACACAGTTTGCTTTAAAGGTTCTTCACGGTATTCCACTTGTTTAAGCTCTTGTATCTTTCCATAGTAGTCACCAACATTTGGATATGTGATACAAACTCCACTATTCATTGTTGATCTTACACTAACATGGCATTCAGTGTAAAATTTGTATCCATTAACAAAATACACTGAATGGCATTTCACACTTA encodes the following:
- the LOC104238261 gene encoding uncharacterized protein isoform X2 translates to MSGDNVRCPCKKCHNIKYMDVETVRLHLLQFGFVENYFVWIYQGERCLTNELSSSSNLNSGAQPELGYENPYRRMILDIAGPSQGSTWQSDSNVEPESSHPYEPSMEEDPNPESRKFYDLLQAADAELYPDMTRGRGRGSAGRISKSSARGNSATHRNIPTIPIPTVTHQQGGTSSSSRPNHINQVQTSGPSSTPPIQTSGEGISTQSNAIGEGECNSSLAQQTLVFLSSTGLEPSRLCSEYKYENFKNELHPNGINWKGVPKELKEFYFGEFKKAFYWDSLIDREVKHLWGSKAARRYSDFICKIKKDKDIIQPDFVPKDVWDNWMELWKDPKCVKKSEINAKYRCGGGTAIAIGTHTGGSITIGEHRKRIAIEKGRDPTPSELHLHVHTHGHDEKSFVSERSRLVHEKYQQILQQQTQTQSDIDQSLAFYQAAGGEKKRRIYVFY
- the LOC104238261 gene encoding uncharacterized protein isoform X4; amino-acid sequence: MIGNKASVEGSICEAYLMTESTQLFSHYFEPHVMTRNHNAACNDDSGVVKDLEGNLSIFTHPGRLWGEAKKRNLSLDEIKAAQTYILLNCKEVEPFVSMYVERLQEELPNLSQDQIDESLQTYFAEWFKGYVCCNHIENEFLRSLAHGPLISVKCHSVYFVNGYKFYTECHVSVRSTMNSGVCITYPNVGDYYGKIQELKQVEYREEPLKQTVLFKCEWFDPTINVGVKKHNEYKLVDVNHRRRFKKYEPFILAMQATQVCYVSYPSKKKDKDDWLSVLKVKPRNIVELPDEESPTISEPNLPFQVDEVEVHEINMNIVVDETVILHDPDGVIIEMDEPFDDGLLPEHHDTEEEYETEEVYETQETEEDEEEFEEEIDSD
- the LOC104238261 gene encoding uncharacterized protein isoform X3, with amino-acid sequence MILDIAGPSQGSTWQSDSNVEPESSHPYEPSMEEDPNPESRKFYDLLQAADAELYPDMTRGRGRGSAGRISKSSARGNSATHRNIPTIPIPTVTHQQGGTSSSSRPNHINQVQTSGPSSTPPIQTSGNSSTPPVYVEPSPMTPNQSNTVDEGISHNNAIGEGISTQSNAIGEGECNSSLAQQTLVFLSSTGLEPSRLCSEYKYENFKNELHPNGINWKGVPKELKEFYFGEFKKAFYWDSLIDREVKHLWGSKAARRYSDFICKIKKDKDIIQPDFVPKDVWDNWMELWKDPKCVKKSEINAKYRCGGGTAIAIGTHTGGSITIGEHRKRIAIEKGRDPTPSELHLHVHTHGHDEKSFVSERSRLVHEKYQQILQQQTQTQSDIDQSLAFYQAAGGEKKRRIYVFY
- the LOC138870944 gene encoding uncharacterized protein, yielding MPPNELNATSSSWPFAACGLDIIGPIEPTFSNEHRFILVAIDYFTKWVEAASYKVVTKKVVTDFVKDRIVCQFAVPKSIITDNVANLNIDLMKAIPEVEILSLRVIQEVELSEAEWIRGHYEQLALIDGKRINAVCHGQLYQKECP
- the LOC104238261 gene encoding uncharacterized protein isoform X1; this encodes MSGDNVRCPCKKCHNIKYMDVETVRLHLLQFGFVENYFVWIYQGERCLTNELSSSSNLNSGAQPELGYENPYRRMILDIAGPSQGSTWQSDSNVEPESSHPYEPSMEEDPNPESRKFYDLLQAADAELYPDMTRGRGRGSAGRISKSSARGNSATHRNIPTIPIPTVTHQQGGTSSSSRPNHINQVQTSGPSSTPPIQTSGNSSTPPVYVEPSPMTPNQSNTVDEGISHNNAIGEGISTQSNAIGEGECNSSLAQQTLVFLSSTGLEPSRLCSEYKYENFKNELHPNGINWKGVPKELKEFYFGEFKKAFYWDSLIDREVKHLWGSKAARRYSDFICKIKKDKDIIQPDFVPKDVWDNWMELWKDPKCVKKSEINAKYRCGGGTAIAIGTHTGGSITIGEHRKRIAIEKGRDPTPSELHLHVHTHGHDEKSFVSERSRLVHEKYQQILQQQTQTQSDIDQSLAFYQAAGGEKKRRIYVFY
- the LOC104238261 gene encoding uncharacterized protein isoform X5 codes for the protein MFFSSFTGHRKTDMTRGRGRGSAGRISKSSARGNSATHRNIPTIPIPTVTHQQGGTSSSSRPNHINQVQTSGPSSTPPIQTSGNSSTPPVYVEPSPMTPNQSNTVDEGISHNNAIGEGISTQSNAIGEGECNSSLAQQTLVFLSSTGLEPSRLCSEYKYENFKNELHPNGINWKGVPKELKEFYFGEFKKAFYWDSLIDREVKHLWGSKAARRYSDFICKIKKDKDIIQPDFVPKDVWDNWMELWKDPKCVKKSEINAKYRCGGGTAIAIGTHTGGSITIGEHRKRIAIEKGRDPTPSELHLHVHTHGHDEKSFVSERSRLVHEKYQQILQQQTQTQSDIDQSLAFYQAAGGEKKRRIYVFY